One part of the Aspergillus luchuensis IFO 4308 DNA, chromosome 5, nearly complete sequence genome encodes these proteins:
- a CDS encoding uncharacterized protein (COG:S;~EggNog:ENOG410PKSA;~InterPro:IPR011009), translating to MKATTVEKQHRLQTEVDNYHRVRNLQGQYIPVCLRDFKPRVAYWYHGKIMAQMMILSWSGTRLQHAIHDGNSRFFHQERDRALTTLRSRGIIHCDSEWRNMLWDDLSGRLVVIDLEDVKWLKRPRALESVSANTRQTRCVRAMKYKTGLERVEIPQHGSTLSL from the coding sequence ATGAAAGCAACAActgtggagaagcagcatcgCCTTCAAACGGAAGTGGACAATTACCACCGGGTCCGGAACTTGCAGGGACAATACATCCCTGTCTGTCTTAGGGACTTTAAGCCTCGCGTTGCATATTGGTACCACGGCAAAATAatggcgcagatgatgatcttgagcTGGTCTGGAACGCGGCTTCAGCATGCCATCCATGATGGGAACTCCCGCTTCTTTCACCAAGAGCGCGACAGAGCTCTGACCACGCTCCGGTCGCGTGGAATAATCCACTGCGACAGTGAGTGGCGTAATATGCTGTGGGATGACCTGAGTGGCCGCTTGGTTGTCATTGACCTGGAGGATGTGAAATGGTTGAAGCGCCCCAGGGCCCTTGAATCCGTTTCTGCGAATACGCGGCAAACTCGCTGCGTCAGAGCGATGAAATATAAAACCGGCTTGGAAAGGGTGGAAATTCCGCAACACGGCAGTACCTTAAGCTTGTAA